Genomic window (Bacteroidota bacterium):
TCTCCGGTAAAAAACTACAATATTTCGACAATGAATTAGAAGAAAGTTATGTTCCCTTTGTAGTTGAAACTTCTATTGGATTGGACCGGATGTTTCTAAGCATTTTATCTCATGCATTTACTGAAGAAAAGCTTGAAGATGGCTCAGAACGAACCGTTCTGAAAATTCCTGCTGCACTCGCCCCTTATAAAGTGGCCATTCTTCCTTTAGTTAAGAAAGATGGAATGGATGAAAAAGCAATTGAGATTTACAACGAGCTTAAATTCCATTTCAATTGTCAATACGATGAAAAAGATAGTATTGGTAAGCGGTACAGAAGGCAAGATGCTATTGGAACTCCATATGCTATAACTGTTGACGGACAAAGTTTGGAAGACAATACGGTTACCGTTCGCTATCGAGATACGATGGCACAAAAACGTGTTTCGGTTAATGAACTCTTAGTTGAAATAAGCAAAGAAGTTGCTATTGAGAATGTGTTGAAAGCGCTTTAGAGATTCTTTAGAATTTATACTGTTGTTGGCTTATAATTTGTGGTATTTATGCCATCCAAGTTAAAAAGCTAATAAAATGAAGAAACTATTCTTTGTATTGCTTCTTTCAGTATTCACTTTTCAATCATTTAGTCAATTAGAAACCAAAATTGGAGCTGAAGTTGGTTTACAAGCCTACTTTTACACTCTATATGATGAAGGTGATTTGCTATGGAATCCACCAATTCCCGGAGCAATGTTTTCCTTTAAAATTGCTCAGGAAATAAAAAAGAGTTTTGAGATAGAAACAGGATTTTCACGTTTTACATATTATGGTGGTCCGAATACAAGGGATGGGTATTTTCATATTATGGCCAGTAATACTTTGATTTGTTACCAAATACCTTTTCGATTTAAATATACATTTCCCCTTATAAAAGACAAATTATTTTTCACTCCTCATATTGGTTTTAGCTTCAATATTAATGATGATTTTCTTAGCGAGAGCTCTGGCACGACTATAAGAAATTCTCCACTTGATACACTAAAAATAACTCATCAGGATCTGACCGGATTCAGAAAATTATTTTTCATGCAAGAAACTGGACTCTCGTTAAAATTAAAGCTTAAATCAGATGTTCGACTAACCAGTTCTATTAACTATCAAAGTGGCTTTTTCAAACTGATAGAAACTAACATTGTTTATTCGACTAATAGTGGACCTGAGAAACAAGCGTCATTAATTTCAAATGGAAATAATTTAAAGCTACTATTTGGGTTAGAGTATCCGCTGAGTAATATATGGCAGAAATCATCCTACAGAAAAGAGACGAAGAATGAACGAATAAAAAGTGTAAAGGAATCAAATAACAAACGATTTTACATAGGGTTTGGTGCAGGTGCCTTGTGGCGTTATTATTCTTCAATCCCCAGCAAAGATGTTATAACATCAAGAAATGGACGCTATGCTTTCCCAAGTTTTAATTATGCCGATTTCACAATAGGAATAAATTTTGGGGTCAAACTACATGAGAATATTGGACTACAAACTGGCATTTCTACTCAGAACTTCTGGAATCGGTATTATATCATGGATGAAGATGATGTAATTTATGGTGGGGGAACAAGGTTTGGAGAATCAAACCTATTCAAAATCCCTCTTCTATTTGAATATCATTATCAATTGCCATCCGTTTTGAACCGTTTCACCATTATTCCATCATTGGGCATGAACTTACTTCATTCAAGAATAACGGGAGATTATGAATCTTTTAGTGGCAATGTAGTCATATATAATTTAGCATATCCAAATGATTCACTATACAGGGAAATCACATTCGCCAGACCCAATAAAAATATAATAACACTCACAACTGGTATTGAAATTGATTTTTATATTTTAAAAAATCTCATTTTATATTTGAAAGGAGAATATACATTAGGAACAGGAAGTGTATTAAACCAAATTGACACATGGGTGTTTTACCAGAACAAGGGTTATTCAGCAATACAACAATTTAGAGGAAAATCTTCGGAATTGATGATGGGATTTAAAGTGCCTTTTGATTTCAAAAAACAGCAGTGATATGAATGATTCTATTGTTCTAAACTTTCTGATTAATAAGAATAATTTTGAGATCATTCTAATCTTTTTAACGTTGAGAATATGAATACAGAAGTAGTTTATATTGTTGCAATTGTGGTAATTGTATATTTAATCTTACAACCGATCAGGACAAAATATGGATTAGAGAAATTAAAACCGCTCATTATTATTCCAGTTGTTATTGCTCCTCTTTTTAACAAAGTCAATTTTCAGGATATATCTAGTGTGGTAAAGGTATTATCCGTTTTGCTAATTGGTTTTGCCATTTGGAAAACGATTAACAATTTTAAAAAGAAATAGTTATTTCTTTAATTTCTTCATCTCTCTTTCCTGCTTGAGCATATTCAACAGATACTGTCCATAACCACTTTTCACAAGGGGTTCAGCAATTGTTTGCAATTGATCTGAATTAATAAACCCCATTTTCCAAGCAATTTCTTCAATGCAGGAAATCTTCATTCCTTGTCTTTCCTGAAGAACTTCAACAAATTGAGAAGCTTGCATGAGTGAGTGGAAAGTTCCAGTATCGAGCCAAGCTGTTCCTCTACTAATCACCTGAACTTTAAGCTTTCCTTTTTCCAAATAAGTTTTATTTACATCGGTAATCTCATACTCTCCTCTTGCTGAAGGTTTAAGATTTTTAGCTATTTCAACCACAGAATTATCATAAAAATACAAACCTGGAACTGCATAATTCGATTTGGGTTGGCTAGGCTTTTCCTCAATACTTAATGCTTTCCTATTTTCATCAAAATCTACAACTCCATATCTTTCAGGATCAGCAACATGATAGGCAAATACAATCCCACCATCCGGATTATTACAAGCTTGTAAGGTTTGAGGCAACTCCTTTCCATAGAAAATATTATCACCAAGAACTAAGCAAACATCATCATCTCCAATGAACTCTTCTCCTAAAACAAATGCTTGTGCCAAGCCATTTGGAATTTCTTGTACTTTGTAAGAGAATTTTAATCCCAAACTACGTCCATCTCCCAGTAATCTTTCAAAATTTGGCAAATCTTCTGGAGTAGAAATTATCAGAATTTCCTGAATTTTTGCCATCATCAAAATAGACAATGGATAATAAATCATCGGCTTATCATAAACAGGCATTAGCTGCTTACTAACTGCTAAAGTTAATGGGTGTAATCGTGTGCCGGCTCCACCGGCTAGTATAATTCCTTTCATAATAAAATGCTTAACCACGGAGGCACAAAGACACGGTTTTTATTTAAGATATCCATTGATTCTCCAATATTCATTTTAACTTTATTGTTTCTTGGTGACTTGGTGTCTTGGTAGTTAGAGCTTAACCACGGAGACACGAAGGCACGGATTTTAATTGATTGAAGATAAATATTGATTCTTCGTAATTCTCCTATTTGATTATTTTAGATTTAACTTTATTTTATTCTCTATATTCTTGTTGACTTGGTATCTTGGTAGTTAGAGCTTAACCACGGAGGCACGAAGGCACGGATTTTAATTGATTGAAGATAAATATTGATTCTTCGTAATTCTCCTATTTAATTATTTAAGATTTAACTTTATTTTATTCTCCATATTCTTGGTGACTTGGTGTCTTGGTGGTTAGAGTTTAACCACGGAGGCACGAAGGCACAGTTTTATTTTTCACTAAAATAACCATTGATTCTCCGTTTTATTCCATTCTTAATTAAATCAACGTTGAAATTGAGAAGAAATCCTAATTTTTTGTTTGCAAGCTTTAGATAACTTATCAGCTGCGCTTCATGAACTGGAAGCATTATTTCAACAGCTTTAAGTTCAATTATAATTTCATCTTCAACTAATATATCAATATAAAAGTCCTTAGAAAGAGTTTCTCCTTTATAAACTACCGGAATTCTCACTTCGGACTCAACTTTTAATCCTCTATTCTTCAACTCTTTTACTAAACAGATGTGATAAACTGATTCTAATAGACCAGCGCCTAACTCCTTATGAACTTCAAAGGCTGCATTGACAACTTTTGTTGCTATTTTATCCAATTCACTTTTGTTCATATTTCTTGGTGTCTTGGTGTCTTGGTGGTAGGCTTACCTCTTCGTATATTGCTCGTTATAATAACTTTTATACGCCCCAGAAGTAACTCTCTCCATCCATTCTTCATTATCCAGATACCAATCTACTGTTTTCTCAAGCCCTTCTTCGAAAGTAATAGATGGTTCCCAACCTAAATCAGTCTCCAGTTTGGTTGGATCAATTGCGTAACGCATATCATGCCCTGCTCTGTCCTTTACATAGGTAATTAACTTTGCTGAGTCGCCACTTTTACGATTCATTTTGCGATCCATAATTTCACACAAAAGATTGACTATATCAATATTCTTCCACTCGTTTTTTCCACCAATATTGTAGGTCTCTCCTACTTTCCCTTGGTGAAATATTGTGTCAATAGCACTTGCATGATCTTCTACCCACAACCAATCTCTAATATTTAAACCTTTCCCATAAACAGGAAGTGGCTTATTATTTTTAATATTGTTGATCATTAATGGTAATAACTTCTCAGGAAACTGAAACGGCCCATAATTATTCGAACAATTCGAAATCTTAACAGGCAAATCATAAGTATGATGATAGGCTCTCACCAAATGATCTGAGCTTGCTTTTGAAGCAGAATATGGAGATCGAGGATCATAAGCTGTACTTTCTACAAAATACCCACTGTCTCCCAGACTTCCGTACACTTCATCAGTAGAAACATGATAAAAGATATGATCAGATTCATCTTCCCAAAAAACTTTCGCTGCATTTAATAAATTGAAAGTACCAACTATATTGGTTTCAATGAACTCATTTGGTTTCAATATAGATCGATCCACATGGGACTCAGCAGCTAAGTGAATGACTCCATAAAAATAATGTTGCTCAAATAATTCGTTTACAAAAACTGAATCAACAATATCGCCTTTAATAAATGCATAATTTGGCTTATTCTGTACATCTTTCAGATTTTCCAGATTTCCAGCATAAGTAAGCTTATCAAGATTACAAATTTGATAGTCTGGATATTTATTGACAAAAAGCTTAATTAAATGAGAGCCAATAAAACCTGCTCCTCCGGTTACTAATATCTTCTTCATTATTATCTATTGAAACTCAGCTAATGATTTGAAATATTCTACAGTTTTTTTCAATCCTTCTGTTCTGGTATGATGAGGTGTCCAACCCAATTTTTCTTTTGCCAACGAAATATCAGGTCGCCTTTGCATAGGATCATCAACAGGAAGAGATTCATATACTATTTTAGATTTTGATCCTGTTAATTCAATCACCTCTTTGGCAAAATCCAAAATTGTAATCTCATCAGGATTTCCAATATTTACAGGATAAGCATAATCACTTAAAAGTAATTTGTAAATACCATCCACCTGATCTTTGATATAACAAAATGAACGGGTTTGCAGTCCATCACCAAATACTGTTATATCTTCTCCTCGTAAAGCCTGACCAATAAATGCTGGCAATGCGCGTCCATCATTTAATCGCATTCTTTCACCGAACGTATTGAAAATCCTCACTATTCGGGTATCAAGCTGATGATAAGTATGATAAGCCATGGTTATGGCTTCCTGAAACCGTTTAGCTTCATCATAAACTCCACGAGGACCAATGGGGTTTACATTTCCCCAATAATCTTCTTTTTGCGGATGAACCTGTGGATCGCCATACACCTCTGAAGTTGATGCAATTAATAATCTCGCATTTTTCGCCAATGCTAAACCCAATAAATTGTGCGTACCAAGTGAGCCTACCTTTAATGTTTGAATAGGCATTTTCAGGTAATCAATTGGGCTGGCAGGTGATGCAAAATGCAGGATATAATCCAATTGACCTGGCACATGAACAAACTTGCTTACATCATGATGATGAAATGAGAACTCTTTTAATTTAAACAAGTGTTGAATATTACTCAAACTACCCGTTAATAGGTTATCCATTGCAATAACTTCATAATCTTCTTTAATGAACTTATCACATAGGTGTGAACCAATAAAACCAGCAGCACCTGTTATGAGAACTCTTTTTTTTCTATTACTCATTTATTTTTTTGACTTTCTTCAAAAGCTTTATTCCTTCCAATTGAAAAGTAGGTAAAGCCTAACTCGGCTAATTCTTCATGCTCATACAAGTTACGACCATCAAAAATCACTTTTTCTTTCAAATTTAAAGCAATTTTACTAAAATTAGGATTTCGGAATGCCTGCCATTCTGTAACGATCAGTAAACAATCAGCTCCTTCTAAAACATCATATTGGAAATTACCATAAGTGATTTTATCACCAATTACCTTTTTTATATTAGGCATGGCTTCAGGATCATATGCATGCACTTCGGCTCCTTCTTTCAATAGCTCATCAATAATATATAATGATGGAGCTTCTCTAATATCATCCGTGTTGGCTTTAAAAGCCAGTCCCCACATAGCAATTTTCTTTCCTTTTAAAGATCCGCCAAAATGTTCTTTCATTCTGGGTATTAAAATAGTTTTCTGCTTATCATTAATGGACATTACTGCATGCAGAATATCAAGATTGTAACCATATTCATTAGCAGTTTTTGAAAGAGCCTGAACATCTTTAGGGAAACAACTTCCTCCATATCCTATACCTGAATAAAGAAAATGCTTTCCAATTCTTACATCTGTTCCAATTCCCCTTCTGACCATATCGATATTAGCTCCCATCAAATCGCAAAGATTTGCAATTTCATTCATGAAAGTAATTTTGGTTGCCAGAAATGAATTTGCTGCATACTTTGTTAACTCTGATGATCTCTCATCCATAAAAACAACAGGATTTCCTTGTCTGACGAAGGGTTTATATAATTTATCCATGAGTTCTCTGGCTTTCATGGATCGGGTTCCAACAACAATGCGATCAGGTTTCATGAAATCATCAACAGCAAAGCCTTCTTTCAGAAATTCAGGATTCGAGACAACATCAAATTCCACCAGTGCATTTTCCGAAATTTTAGATATCACTTTATCAGCAGTACCAACTGGCACAGTACTTTTATTTACAATTACTGTGTAATTCTCTAATAAAGATCCTAATTGACCTGCAACATCTAATACATATTGTAAATCAGCGGATCCATCTTCACCAGGAGGAGTTGGCAATGCTAAAAATATAATTTTTGCATCCTGAATTCCCTCTTTAAGATTATTTGTAAAAAACAGCCGTTCTTGTTTAATATTTCTTTCGAATATTACTTCCAAACCTGGCTCATAAATAGGCACTTTCCCAGCCTTCATCATTTCAACTTTATCGATATCGATATCCACACAGGTAACTGTATTACCTGACTCTGCCAAACAAGTTCCGGTTACTAAACCAACATATCCTGTTCCTACAACTGCAATTTTCATTTTTACTGATAGATTATTTTAGAATAAATAAGATGTGCAAATATATAGTTAAATTTGCGAAGAATTTTTAATCTCAGATCAAATGAATGTACGCTTAAAGTTTTTTATTTCCCTTTCATTTTTAGTTATTACTACAACTTCTTTTGGACAAGCAAGCATCAAAGATTCATCAATAAATATGTCAATTGTTGGATTTGATTTTTCTTACAGCATTCCTGATAAAGATATGGCTGATAGGTTTGGAGGGTTTTCACAGCTTGGAATATCCTATTCTTTCAAGTTCAGCAACAATATTATTTTGGGTACATCAGCCAACCTGATGTTCGGAACAACAGTAAAAGAAAATGATATATTTTCAAACATTAGTACAAGTGAAGGTTATTTAATTGATAACCAAGGCTTATTAGTTCCTGTTGCGCAAGAATTACGAGGTTTTAATTGTGACGCAAAAATCTCTTATCTCATACCAGTATTGGGTCCCAATCCAAATTCAGGTTTAATTATTGGAATTGGTACTGGATTTTTACAACATAAGATTTTTCACACCTATAGCTTTGGCCCTCTGTATCAAATTGAAGGTGAATATGCAAAAGGTTATGATCGTTTATCAAATGGAGCAACCTTGATCCAGCAAGTTGGTTATTACCGATTTAACAATAAAAATCTGGGTAGTTTTCATGCTATTTTTAGTATTACTGAAGGATTTACCAAAAACAGACGTGATCTGAATTTCGATATGATGGCTGCTCCTGATGTAAATCGTATGGATATATTTTATAGTTTGTCAATTGGCCTGGACTTACCTCTCTTCACCAGAAGTCCTGATAAATTTTATATCAATTAGTAGCATGTTTTTACGCTTAATGTCAATATTGCTTTATAATGGTTCGATTAAGCTCTATTGGCTTATCATCAAAATAAGTACTCCATTTAGTCCTAAAGCCAAGAGTTGGATTGTGGGTCGTAAAAATGTATTTACAACGCTCCAAGAACACAAATCAGAGAATGAATTTAGGATTTGGATACATGTGTCATCTTTAGGTGAGTTTGAACAGGGAAGGCCAATCATTGAATCACTCAAAAAAAATCACCCCAATCTTAAAATAATCCTGACTTTTTTTTCCCCATCAGGTTTTGAAATCAGGAAAAATTATCAGCAAGCAGATTTGATTACTTATTTGCCAATTGATACTAAAAATAATGCTAAAAAATTCATTGAATTAGTTAATCCGAGTTTAGCCATTTTTATTAAATATGACTTTTGGTTTCACTATTTCAATCAATTAAAAAACAAGAATATTCCTTTGATTCTTGTGTCTGCACTATTTCGCACTAATCAAATATTTTTCAAGTCATATGGGTTCATATTCCTTGATTTATTAAGAATTCCCGATCATATTTTCGTTCAAAATGAAGAAAGTAAGACAATTCTTGAAAAAAATAAGATTCATCATGTATCTGTTATTCCTGATACGCGAATAGATCGTGTTTTTCAAATTTCTAAAACGATTAAAATAGATGAGATTCAAAAAGCGGTAGATTTTAAAGGAGAATCAAAAATATTGATTCTGGGTTCCTCCTATGAAACAGAAGAGAATCTAATCAAAAAAATGATTAGAAACAGTCTGAATGATTGGAAGATTATCATTACACCGCATGATGTAAGTCCAGCTAGAATTCAATCTATTTGTCATGAGTTTAGTGAGCATGCATGTGTGCTTTGGACCGAAAATTATTCGAAAGAAGATATTTCGAAAGCAAGAATATTAATTGTGGATACAATCGGATTACTGAATAAACTGTATTCCCTGAGTAATATAGTATTTATTGGCGGTGGATTTAATAAATCGATACATAATTTACTGGAACCAGCAAGTTTTGGCAATGCAATTATGTTTGGCCCGAATGGACATCAAAAATTTCCTGAAGCAGGTGAATTAATAAATCAAGATGCAGCAGTTTTAATTAAACATCCAGATGATTTTGAATTATCATTAAATAATTTGATTAAAGAAAATGCCTATTTAAATTATGGGCAAAATGCTAAAAATTACATCAATACCCATACGGGTGGAAGTTCAAACGTATTGGATTATCTAAATAAAAACTACCTGACAAAATTTCTGGATTAACTATTTAATTCCTTTTTAACGTAAATAACAATATAAAAATAAATATCTGTTTATATTTGAAAAGCAAAATTGCCTAAAGTATTTTTGATGGAATAGTATTTGATAAATGAAGACAAAACAATAGACAATGAAACAATTTCTAATTATTACTATACTCAGTATTTTTACAACGACTCTCGCTTTCTCACAAACTCAAAATGAACTTAGCTGGCAAAATTGGAACGATGGCTATACAATGGCTAAAAAGAAAGACAAAATATTAATGATTGATCTGTATACGGATTGGTGTGGATGGTGTAAGAAAATGGATAAAGACACCTATACAAACCCTGAGGTTATCAAACTTATCGACAAACACTTTATTCCTGTAAAATTTAATCCGGAATTAAAAAATATCCAATATGATATAGAAGGTAAAAAATACACAGGAATGCAATTGTATGGTATGCTTGTTCAGAATCAAAGGACTGGTTATCCAACAACAGTTTTTCTGTATACTAAGGAAAAGAAATTATATTTAGAGCCAGGCTACAAAAATGCAGCACAGTTTAATCAGATACTGAATAAATACATTAATTTAGATCCAACTAAATAGTTTTTTATTAAATTTTCTCGTCACCATAGTACATTGATTATGTACTATTTAAACTGCTGCAAGGATAACTTCTTGTAAATTAATTTGACATTGGGGGCTATAAGATTGTATATTTACATCATCAAATAAAATTGAAAATGTAAAAGTATTGCAACCCATGAAAAAACTTTTATTCATCCTTTTAGTAGTTATATTAGGCGCTGTATCTGTCCACGCACAGGACTATTCGCAAGCACCTAAATTACCTAAATTACCTAAAGTAAATTGGGTGAGTTGGGATGAGAGTTGCGATATTGCTAAAAATGAAGAGAAAGTTATCATGCTCGATTTATACACCGAATGGTGCGGTTGGTGTAAAAAAATGGATAAAGAAACATTTACTGATGCTGAAATTGTTGAGATAATTAATAATCATTTCGTAGCTGTAAAATTAAATCCAGAGAAAAAAGGACAAACTTTCCTTTACAAAGGACAATCAATAAATTCGCAACAACTTTTAAAACTTCTTGCCGAAGATGAGCAAGTAAAATACCCTGCAATAATATTTTATTACCCAGAGCATAATGAAGTGTTTACTGAAGAAGGATTTCAAAAGCCAAAATCATTCAAACATCTTCTCAAAATTTATGTTAATCACAACGAAAAACTCAATGCAACTGCATTAAAATAATTTCACAAATTACTGTCCCTTCATTTCCCAAGTCTATAGATCATTTTTATTAACTTTGCCGTTTCTTAAAATACGCAAGGAGTGAAGAGAATTTTTCTTTTATTATTTATATTTTCAGGAAGCACTTTTGTTTTCAGTCAGAACCAAGAAATTAATTGGTTGGAATGGGATGTTGCCTATGAAAAAGCACAGAATGAAAAGAAAATTCTTCTGGTGGATCTGATGACAACTAAATGCCCCTATTGTGTAAAAATGGAAAAGGAAACCTATGTTAACCCACAAATAATAAAAATCCTTCAGAATGATTTTATTTGCACTAAGGTTAATCCTAAAAGAGAAGGAATAAAGTATCAAGTTGGTGATGAATCATATACTGGATTAGAATTGATTAAATATCTTACGACTAATTCGATGTATTCCGAAGATCCAAAGGTTAAATTCCCAACAACGGTTTTTATTATGCCTTACAATAAACAAATATTTGTTGAGCCAGGTTTTCAAGAAGCTCAAGTTTTCAAATACATGCTTTTCAATTGTGTAAAAGCAAAAGAAAGACTTGAAAAGAGGCTAAAAAAAGGCTAATACCTACCGAAATCAAATTAATATATACAGGTGAAAAAAAACGAAGTATTTCAACATATTGAAATAGTAGATTTATCTGCTAAAGGAAAGGGGATTACACGAATAAATAATGCAGTAGTTTTTGTTGATCATACTTTACCCGGAGATATTATTGACTTAGAAATCCTTCGTAAAAGGAAAGGATTTTATGATGCAAAATCAGTATTATGGCATACAAAATCACAGAATCGACAAACTGCAATTTGCTCACATTTTGACATTTGCGGAGGTTGCAAGATTCAAAATATGGCCTATGATAGTCAATTAGAATTCAAATTTCAACAAGTTGTAAATAGTTTAACCCGAATCGGTGGGTTAGAAAATCCAAACATTTTACCAATTATTGGCAATAAAACAACTGAATATTATCGAAACAAGCTTGAATATTCCTTTTCTACTTCCAGGTGGTTATCTCAGGCTGAAATCGAATCTGAAGAAGCTATTGAAAATAGAAATGCAGTTGGATTTCACGCACCCGGACGATTTGATAAATTAGTTGATGTTACACATTGCTATCTACAGGAATCGCCCTCAAATGAGATCAGAAACTTCATTCGGGAATATGCAAAAGAGAAGAATTTTAGTTTTTTCAATCCATACAAACATAGGGGGCAATTACGTTCACTCTTTGTACGAACAAGTACAACTCAGGATTTGATGATTAATCTAGTTTTTGGTGAAGAATTGACAGATGAGATGGAACAATTGCTTCAAACTCTTCATACCGAATTCCCACAGATATCATCTCTTTTTTATATGGTAAACACCAAACAGAATGATTCGGTTTACGACATTGAAGCAAAACATTATAGTGGGAATAAATTCATCACTGAAAAAATTAATCACCTGAAATTTAAGTTAGGACCAAAATCATTTTATCAAACAAACTCATTACAAGCTGTTCGATTATATGAAGTGATTAAGGAATTCGGGCAATTCAAACAAAATGAAGTTATTTATGATTTATATTCTGGTGTTGGAAGCATCGGGCTTTTTCTTGCAAAAGATGTTCACAAGGTAATTGGAATTGAAACAGTTGATGAAGCAGTATTGGATGCTGAAGAAAATATGAAATTCAATAAAATTGATAATGCTCAGTATTTTGCAGGACAGGTTGAAGATCTCTTAACTCCTGAATTTGCTGAAAAATATGGCATAGCAGATACCATAATAATTGATCCTCCCCGACCTGGAATTCATAAAAAAGTTATTGAAGCCATTTTAAATCTTTTACCCAAAAAACTAATATATGTCAGTTGCAATCCGGCTACTCAAGCACGCGATATAGAATTATTAACATCTGCATATTCGTTCATCAAAGCACAACCGGTAGATATGTTTCCACATACCTTGCACGTTGAGAATGTATCATTATTGCAATTAAATAGGAATTATGGATAAACACCCTCTATTAGATAGTTTAAAAAAAGACATCGAATTTTATAATAATTCTATTAAGGAAGTTGCATTGGAAATTACTAATGCTAATTTTTCGAAATACCCTATTTTTATTGCACATCAGCATGA
Coding sequences:
- the rlmD gene encoding 23S rRNA (uracil(1939)-C(5))-methyltransferase RlmD produces the protein MQVKKNEVFQHIEIVDLSAKGKGITRINNAVVFVDHTLPGDIIDLEILRKRKGFYDAKSVLWHTKSQNRQTAICSHFDICGGCKIQNMAYDSQLEFKFQQVVNSLTRIGGLENPNILPIIGNKTTEYYRNKLEYSFSTSRWLSQAEIESEEAIENRNAVGFHAPGRFDKLVDVTHCYLQESPSNEIRNFIREYAKEKNFSFFNPYKHRGQLRSLFVRTSTTQDLMINLVFGEELTDEMEQLLQTLHTEFPQISSLFYMVNTKQNDSVYDIEAKHYSGNKFITEKINHLKFKLGPKSFYQTNSLQAVRLYEVIKEFGQFKQNEVIYDLYSGVGSIGLFLAKDVHKVIGIETVDEAVLDAEENMKFNKIDNAQYFAGQVEDLLTPEFAEKYGIADTIIIDPPRPGIHKKVIEAILNLLPKKLIYVSCNPATQARDIELLTSAYSFIKAQPVDMFPHTLHVENVSLLQLNRNYG